A portion of the Glycine max cultivar Williams 82 chromosome 10, Glycine_max_v4.0, whole genome shotgun sequence genome contains these proteins:
- the LOC100816945 gene encoding meiosis-specific protein ASY3, with protein MDAEARQILHDERTSGCRSFGSNIHPSSQTRKISVGVMADSIGSTRNGAMKGDGAVAPNTERVTSKVGNYPGEKSQVEGVTPSFNIEQTGGPQEVKCSWISKSFYQRTPTSEAILQANQASTLLVSPGGRDEPNGIESAAGKHKVQFFSHQTSVFASNNYKKFDADTARMKGRKGGTTEKEKEFTFSTALQVFMSDKTDPEDKINRTENRTENLRMKLCQILGTTSSPKSCHSGSHARNTDEECLPLEQRLYQKENKSTKTIQNSDTIETDSENPDCTPQRPITRSLSRKRTSSKKQLGKDKSGPSSKNTEKHGEKTIFSFEEKWTGRQDAFPNDGSLKKKSQRKNSKIGKNKICLTENDTIDKLHQDTSKTDLPLHDRTTFSLGKVAGGYSSPEYQTKCPQTENINQEKEFYQLPIVNTDQHGELEVSENGNQQECRSNPVIQNAAAKSQDDFPSPTFQPKSPILSFFPDSTPKTGQKEDDVNSPASTERTFSLGSIHTQASEPDFNGLGEQMQLSDMEELKSFIPRKDKSSDTEKKEQGGGSSDPSSEEHNFQGYHEGSKVRHASERKSFALHPIKRLCKQEGSKFNNKSPASVSSKGIGDSDWIDEASEQNQDGFVRAVELLALELGKLQSKLKSMTSQKSSEILKSVAEEIHLQLQNVHSQIQTDMGKLTSLGKSKRKRLETRFEDQQKQLRLIYNRFKEEVNQHLQDCRSTVEDLEADRIEIKRTMEKQRVAHKKLLSQVEAAVQIQLDDAQRKITFTQENARGKLLQLKQVVAMCLKEEILN; from the exons ATGGATGCTGAAGCGCGTCAAATTTTGCATGAT GAGCGAACGAGTGGTTGTAGGAGTTTTGGCAGCAATATCCATCCCTCTAGCCAGACAAGGAAAATTTCTGTAGGAGTTATGGCAGATTCAATTGGTAGCACAAGAAATGGAGCCATGAAAGGTGACGGGGCTGTCGCGCCAAATACAGAAAGGGTAACCTCTAAAGTGGGAAATTATCCTGGAGAAAAAAGTCAAGTTGAAGGAGTGACACCTTCCTTTAATATAGAGCAAACTGGAGGTCCACAAGAGGTGAAGTGTTCTTGGATCTCTAAATCCTTTTACCAAAGAACACCTACTTCTGAGGCCATTTTGCAAGCCAACCAAGCCTCTACTTTACTAGTCTCTCCTGGTGGCCGGGATGAGCCTAATGGGATAGAGTCTGCAGCTGGGAAACATAAGGTTCAGTTTTTCTCACATCAGACTTCTGTTTTTGCTTCTAATAATTACAAGAAGTTTGATGCGGACACTGCCAGAATGAAGGGAAGGAAGGGCGGGACCactgaaaaggaaaaggaatttACATTTAGCACTGCACTGCAAGTCTTCATGTCTGACAAAACCGACCCAGAAGACAAAATAAATAGAACAGAAAACAGAACTGAGAATTTGAGGATGAAACTTTGCCAAATATTGGGGACCACTTCTTCCCCTAAGAGTTGCCATTCAGGTTCTCATGCTCGTAACACGGATGAGGAATGTTTACCACTTGAGCAGCGTTTGTACCAGAAGGAAAATAAATCCACTAAGACCATACAAAATTCGGATACTATAGAAACTGATTCAGAAAATCCTGATTGTACTCCTCAGAGGCCAATAACTCGTTCTTTGAGCAGAAAGAGAACGTCTTCCAAAAAGCAACTGGGAAAAGATAAAAGTGGCCCATCTTCAAAAAACACAGAGAAGCATGGAGAGAAAACTATATTCtcttttgaagaaaaatggACTGGAAGGCAAGATGCTTTTCCAAATGATGGTTCCTTGAAGAAAAAGAGTCAAAGAAAGAATTCCAAAATTGGGAAAAATAAGATCTGCTTAACTGAAAATGACACCATAGATAAACTTCATCAAGACACTTCGAAGACTGATCTACCATTGCATGACAGGACAACATTTTCACTTGGGAAGGTAGCTGGGGGATATAGCTCACCTGAATATCAGACAAAATGCCCTCAGACAGAGAACATAaaccaagaaaaagaattttacCAGCTACCAATAGTAAATACAGATCAGCATGGAGAACTTGAGGTTTCAGAAAATGGAAACCAGCAAGAATGTAGAAGTAATCCAGTTATACAAAACGCTGCTGCCAAGTCACAAGACGATTTTCCAAGTCCTACTTTTCAACCTAAGTCacctattttaagtttttttcctGACTCAACACCGAAAACAGGCCAAAAGGAAGATGATGTTAATAGTCCAGCATCAACTGAAAGGACATTTTCTCTGGGAAGCATTCATACCCAGGCTTCAGAGCCAGACTTCAATGGGCTAGGAGAACAAATGCAACTTTCT GATATGGAAGAGCTCAAGTCTTTTATTCCCAGAAAAGACAAATCTTCTGACACAGAGAAAAAAGAGCAGGGAGGTGGTTCATCTGATCCATCATCTGAAGAGCACAACTTTCAAGGATATCATGAAG GTTCAAAAGTTAGACATGCTTCCGAGAGGAAAAGTTTTGCTCTTCATCCCATCAAAAGGCTGTGCAAGCAAGAAGGCAGTAAATTTAATAACAAGAGTCCAGCTTCAGTGTCTTCAAAAG GGATAGGAGACAGTGATTGGATAGATGAAGCTTCTGAGCAGAATCAAGATGGGTTTGTAAG GGCTGTTGAACTGTTAGCCTTGGAATTGGGCAAACTTCAGAGCAAACTTAAGTCAATGACAAGTCAGAAATCCTCAGAAATTTTGAAGTCTGTTGCTGAAGAAATACATCTGCAGCTGCAGAATGTTCATTCCCAGATTCAGACAGACAT GGGAAAGCTTACTAGTCTCggtaaatcaaagagaaaacgtctggAAACAAGATTTGAAG ATCAACAGAAACAGTTGAGGTTAATATACAATAGATTCAAGGAAGAGGTTAATCAGCATCTACAGGATTGCAGGAGCACTGTTGAAGATCTTGAAGCAGATCGGATAGAGATCAAGAGAACCATGGAAAAGCAAA GAGTAGCACATAAGAAGCTTCTGTCGCAAGTTGAAGCAGCAGTGCAGATCCAACTTGATGACGCTCAAAGGAAAATCACATTCACACAAGAG